A window of the Gloeobacter morelensis MG652769 genome harbors these coding sequences:
- a CDS encoding type IV secretory system conjugative DNA transfer family protein, which produces MPQDVFKEYVVPFVSSAENLSLLGAGALFAFLQLSRRGSNSSRKSKLGTSRFGDKVETTAARREAMKQRKAAKHNEVALRIGLPADGLLGKDYSHCLDLPNTERGVGVVGQPGSGKTFSAIDPMLRDAVRQGFPILLYDYKYPDESQCETVVTYAVKHGYKVHVFAPTFPESLVVNPLDFLRDEQDAETARQIAEVINANFDLKGSKEDGFFGPAGKLLTQAILMLAKGTGYPDILMGQQLLGLKNLSARLERAELNPWVRASFNQFISLSESEKTVASIVGTASLLFSRFVMPSVLNSFLGTTTLPLYLEGKQIVVLGMNRELRDVLAPLIAAVLDRLVIVNTSRRRKDPLILSLDEVPTLYLPNLVKWINELRSKGLVTVCGFQNFAQVEDVYGKEKARSIWGALATKLIFNPGEFKSAEEFANTLGEQQIEYKTKSRGSSGGKGSNNTSDQVQARKLFEPAQFLRLLRGHVIALSPGFRRGNEGYIPIRRAIKISNAELKEVKKCADAWPRMRKKLIEGNRQQQEVTGEDIKKRQAEAEALLPVPPEADPENLY; this is translated from the coding sequence ATGCCCCAGGACGTTTTCAAGGAGTACGTTGTCCCTTTCGTTAGCAGCGCCGAGAACCTGAGCCTTCTCGGGGCGGGGGCGCTCTTCGCTTTTTTGCAGTTGAGTCGCAGGGGCTCAAATTCTTCGCGCAAGAGCAAGCTCGGCACCAGTCGCTTTGGCGACAAGGTCGAGACGACGGCCGCCCGCCGCGAGGCCATGAAGCAGCGCAAGGCCGCCAAGCACAACGAGGTGGCCCTGCGCATCGGCCTGCCCGCCGACGGCTTATTGGGCAAGGACTACTCGCACTGCCTCGACCTGCCGAACACCGAGCGCGGCGTCGGCGTCGTCGGTCAACCCGGCAGCGGCAAAACATTTAGCGCGATCGATCCCATGCTCCGGGATGCGGTGCGTCAGGGCTTCCCGATTTTGCTGTACGACTACAAGTACCCCGACGAGTCGCAGTGCGAGACCGTCGTCACTTACGCTGTCAAGCACGGGTATAAGGTCCATGTTTTTGCGCCCACCTTTCCCGAATCGCTCGTGGTCAACCCTCTCGATTTCCTGCGCGACGAGCAGGACGCCGAGACGGCCAGGCAGATCGCCGAGGTTATCAACGCCAACTTCGATCTCAAGGGTTCCAAAGAGGACGGATTCTTTGGCCCCGCGGGCAAGCTGCTGACCCAAGCGATTTTGATGCTGGCGAAAGGCACCGGGTACCCCGACATCCTCATGGGTCAGCAGCTGCTCGGCCTGAAGAACCTCTCGGCCCGCCTCGAAAGAGCCGAGCTCAACCCCTGGGTTCGGGCAAGTTTCAATCAATTCATCTCCCTTTCGGAGAGCGAAAAGACCGTGGCCAGCATCGTAGGCACCGCGAGTCTGTTGTTTTCGCGCTTCGTGATGCCGTCGGTCCTCAATTCGTTTCTCGGCACGACCACCTTGCCTTTGTACTTGGAAGGGAAGCAAATCGTGGTGCTCGGTATGAACCGCGAACTGCGCGACGTGCTCGCCCCATTGATCGCCGCCGTGCTCGACCGGCTCGTGATCGTCAACACTTCCCGTCGGCGCAAAGACCCCCTGATCCTCTCCCTCGACGAGGTGCCGACCCTGTATCTGCCCAACCTGGTCAAGTGGATCAACGAATTGCGCTCGAAGGGCCTGGTCACCGTGTGCGGGTTCCAAAATTTTGCCCAAGTGGAGGACGTCTATGGCAAAGAGAAAGCCCGTTCCATATGGGGCGCCCTGGCCACCAAACTCATCTTCAACCCCGGCGAGTTCAAGTCGGCCGAGGAGTTTGCCAACACCCTGGGCGAGCAGCAAATCGAGTACAAAACCAAGTCGAGGGGCAGCTCCGGCGGCAAAGGCAGCAACAACACCTCCGATCAGGTCCAAGCGCGCAAGCTTTTTGAACCGGCCCAGTTTTTGCGGTTGTTGCGCGGGCATGTCATCGCCCTCAGTCCCGGATTCCGGAGGGGCAACGAGGGTTACATCCCGATCCGCCGCGCGATCAAAATTTCAAATGCCGAACTCAAGGAAGTGAAAAAGTGCGCCGACGCCTGGCCCCGCATGCGCAAGAAACTTATCGAAGGCAACCGCCAGCAGCAGGAGGTGACCGGAGAAGACATCAAGAAGAGGCAGGCCGAGGCCGAGGCCCTGCTGCCGGTGCCACCCGAAGCCGATCCGGAAAATTTGTATTGA